A single window of Balaenoptera ricei isolate mBalRic1 chromosome 15, mBalRic1.hap2, whole genome shotgun sequence DNA harbors:
- the NFATC2IP gene encoding NFATC2-interacting protein gives MAEPVRKQGRRSRGGGVGRGARGSRGGRGRRPGAQRSPARRTLDSVLVDLVSDSDEDVLEVATARGAADPAEVPLPEPPVPAAPRDDSDSDSEGADARPAETPRVLVRRRRRLLLDPGEAPAVPVYSEKVKSSLHLIPDHMSLLKSCPPETEEEADMADSSSPHAEDSPCPDSPWKKKLRSKDGEEKKEMLLVQDTSPLPPSLPRTNSRKHTRALQKLREVNKRLQDLRSCLSPKQPQGQDHLSQEDEVVLLEGPTLPEKPRLLPLKIRCRTDLVRLPIRMSEPLQSVVDHMAAHLGVSPSRILLLFGETELSPTATPRTLKLGVADIIDCVVLASSPDVAEKSHLLQLRVQGKEKHQMLEVSLPRDSPLKTLMSRYEEAMGLSGHKLSFFFDGTKLSGKELPADLGMESGDLIEVWG, from the exons ATGGCGGAGCCGGTGAGGAAACAGGGCCGGCGGTCCAGAGGCGGCGGTGTCGGCCGAGGGGCTCGGGGATCCCGGGGCGGCCGTGGCCGGCGTCCTGGCGCTCAACGGTCGCCAGCCCGGCGCACCCTGGACTCGGTGCTTGTGGACTTGGTCAGCGACAGCGATGAGGATGTCTTGGAGGTCGCAACGGCGCGCGGCGCTGCGGACCCGGCCGAGGTCCCGCTCCCGGAACCCCCCGTGCCGGCCGCGCCCCGGGACGACAGCGACAGTGACAGCGAAGGGGCGGACGCACGGCCGGCTGAAACCCCTCGGGTCTTGgtcaggcggcggcggcggttgCTGCTGGATCCCGGGGAGGCACCGGCGGTTCCAGTGTACTCTGAGAAG GTGAAAAGCagcctccacctcatcccagacCACATGTCCCTCCTGAAATCCTGCCCCCCAGAGACTGAGGAAG AGGCGGACATGGCAGATTCCAGCAGTCCCCACGCTGAGGATTCCCCATGTCCCGATTCTCCCTGGAAGAAGAAGCTGAGGAGTAAggatggagaagagaagaaagagatgtTACT GGTTCAGGACACCTCACCTTTGCCTCCATCTCTGCCACGGACCAACAGCAGGAAGCATACTCGGGCACTCCAGAAGTTAAG GGAGGTGAACAAGCGCCTCCAAGATCTCCGTTCCTGCCTGAGTCCCAAGCAGCCCCAGGGCCAGGACCACCTGAGCCAAGAGGATGAGGTGGTCCTACTGGAGGGGCCCACTCTCCCAGAGAAACCTCGGCTCTTGCCGCTCAAAATCCGGTGTCGGACTGACCTGGTCAGATTGCCCATCAGAATG TCGGAGCCCCTCCAGAGCGTGGTGGACCACATGGCCGCCCATCTTGGGGTGTCCCCAAGCAGGATCCTCTTGCTCTTCGGAGAGACAGAGCTgtcccccaccgccacccccaggACCCTAAAGCTTGGAGTGGCTGACATCATTG ACTGTGTGGTGCTAGCAAGTTCTCCGGATGTCGCAGAGAAGTCCCACCTCCTCCAGCTGCGGGTGCAGGGGAAGGAGAAGCACCAGATGCTGGAAGTCTCGCTGCCTCGA GATTCTCCTCTGAAGACCCTCATGTCCCGCTACGAGGAGGCCATGGGACTCTCGGGCCACAAGCTCTCCTTCTTCTTTGATGGGACAAAGCTTTCAGGCAAGGAGCTGCCGGCTGATCTGGGCATGGAATCCGGGGACCTCATTGAGGTCTGGGGCTGA